A genome region from Lonchura striata isolate bLonStr1 chromosome 36, bLonStr1.mat, whole genome shotgun sequence includes the following:
- the LOC110478828 gene encoding solute carrier family 22 member 6-B, with protein MAFGSLLEHVGGMGRFQVVSVLLLSLPVLMMASHNLLQNFTAATSAHRCRLRPEANASGLDPEVLLRVWVPRGERCRRFVTPQWWLLEANGSEPNSSWPETEPCGDGWTYDRSIFTSTIVTEWDLVCSSRGLKQLAQSLYMAGVLVGGFFGGLSDRFGRRSVLTWCYLQMAAMGTCSSFAPTFTVYCLFRFLTGMAFSGIVLNSVSLSLEWMPTHMRALVGTFMGYCYTTGQFLLAGVAFAIPDWRRLQLVVSLPFFGFFLYSWWLTESARWLVMVGKSHQALQELQKVARINGKKEEGDKLDIETLRSHMEKEMTSSKTRHTLVDLVRTPVLRRISFCLCFVWFSTSFAYYGLAMDLQNFEVNIYVIQLIFGAVDIPAKLMSILTITYVGRRFTQAITLILAGLAILANVLVPRELRTVRTALAVFGKGCLAASFNCVFLYTGELYPTVIRQTGMGLANTMSRLGSIMAPLVKMAGELFPALPFVIYGAAPVVSGLVAAFLPETRNMALPETVEEVEGRTQSQKDEAQHLQVPLQPTPSSNSTGPH; from the exons ATGGCTTTCGGCAGCCTCCTGGAGCACGTGGGGGGCATGGGGCGCTTCCAGGTGGTCTCGgtgctgctcctgtccctgcccgtgcTGATGATGGCCAGCCACAACCTCCTGCAGAACTTCACCGCTGCCACCAGCGCCCACCGGTGCCGCCTGCGCCCGGAGGCCAACGCCAGCGGCCTCGACCCCGAGGTCCTGCTGAGGGTGTGGGTGCCCCGCGGGGAGCGGTGCCGGCGCTTCGTGACGCCCCAGTGGTGGCTTTTGGAGGCCAATGGTTCGGAGCCCAACAGCTCTTGGCCGGAGACGGAGCCGTGCGGCGACGGTTGGACCTACGACCGCAGCATCTTCACCAGCACCATCGTCACTGAG TGGGACCTGGTGTGCAGCTCCCGCGGGCTCAAGCAGCTGGCGCAGTCGCTCTACATGGCCGGAGTCCTGGTGGGCGGCTTCTTCGGGGGGCTCTCAGACAG gtTCGGCCGCCGCTCGGTGCTCACCTGGTGCTACCTGCAGATGGCCGCCATGGGCACCTGCTCGTCCTTCGCGCCCACCTTCACCGTGTACTGCCTGTTCCGCTTCCTGACGGGCATGGCCTTCTCGGGCATCGTCCTCAACAGCGTCTCCCTCT CACTGGAGTGGATGCCGACACACATGCGGGCGCTGGTGGGCACCTTCATGGGGTACTGCTACACCACCGGGCAGTTCCTGCTGGCCGGCGTTGCCTTCGCCATCCCCGACTGGCGCCGGCTGCAGCTcgtggtgtccctgcccttctTCGGCTTCTTCCTCTACTCctg GTGGCTGACGGAGTCAGCACGGTGGCTCGTCATGGTGGGGAAGTCCCACCaggccctgcaggagctccagaaGGTGGCCAGGATCAAcgggaagaaggaagaaggggaCAAGCTCGACATAGAA aCCCTGAGGTCTCACATGGAGAAGGAGATGACGTCGTCAAAGACCCGCCACACCCTGGTTGACCTGGTCCGGACGCCGGTCCTGCGCCGCATCTCCTTCTGCCTCTGCTTCGTGTG GTTCTCCACCAGCTTTGCCTACTACGGGTTGGCCATGGACCTGCAGAACTTTGAGGTCAACATCTACGTGATCCAGCTGATCTTCGGCGCCGTGGACATCCCGGCCAAGCTGATGTCCATCCTCACCATCACCTACGTGGGGCGCCGCTTCACCCAGGCCATCACCCTCATCCTGGCCGGCTTGGCCATCCTGGCCAACGTCTTGGTGCCACGAG AGCTCCGGACAGTCCGGACAGCCCTGGCCGTTTTTGGGAAAGGTTGTTTGGCCGCGTCCTTCAACTGCGTCTTCCTCTACACGGGCGAGCTCTACCCCACCGTGATCCG GCAGACGGGCATGGGCTTGGCCAACACCATGTCGCGGCTGGGCAGCATCATGGCCCCCCTGGTGAAGATGGCGGGCGAGCTCTTCCCGGCGCTGCCCTTTGTCATCTACGGCGCCGCGCCCGTGGTGTCGGGGCTGGTGGCCGCCTTCCTGCCCGAGACACGGAACATGGCGCTGCCCGAGACCGTGGAGGAGGTGGAGGGAAG gACGCAATCCCAGAAGGACGAAGCCCAACATCTccaggtccctctccagcccaCCCCATCCAGCAACTCCACAGGGCCCCATTAG